A part of Chroicocephalus ridibundus chromosome 5, bChrRid1.1, whole genome shotgun sequence genomic DNA contains:
- the MRPS18C gene encoding small ribosomal subunit protein bS18m translates to MAARAVVAGRPWRRLVPAALWERPRRPQHEGRPDQPIQMENPYKEPPKKCVLCGIKVDYKNVQLISQFVSPHTGCIYGRHITGLCNKKQKEITKAIKRAQVFGFMPVMFKNPSFLTDPKICNVKYPE, encoded by the exons ATGGCGGCGCGGGCGGTGGTGGCGGGCAGGCCTTGGCGGCGGCTGGTGCCCG CGGCGCTGTGGgagcggccgcgccgcccgcagCATGAGGGGCGGCCCGACCAG CCTATACAAATGGAGAACCCCTATAAAGAGCCTCCTAAAAAATGTGTCTTATGTGGAATAAAGGTGGACTACAAGAATGTGCAG CTTATTTCCCAGTTTGTTTCTCCACATACTGGCTGCATTTATGGCAGACATATAACAG GCTTGTGCAAcaagaagcagaaggaaattACAAAAGCCATTAAAAGAGCTCAGGTATTTG gatttaTGCCAGTTATGTTTAAGAACCCATCATTTCTCACAGACCCCAAGATATGTAATGTCAAGTATCCAGAGTAA
- the ABRAXAS1 gene encoding BRCA1-A complex subunit Abraxas 1 codes for MCPTGPGPALPCRRRPLGAPAAAARPAIVGGMEGESTSALLSGFVFGALAFQHLSTDSDTEGFLLGDVKGEAKNSITDSQMDDVEVVYTIDIQKHIPCYQLFSFYNSAGELNELALKKILSGCKKNVIGWYKFRRNTDQTMTFRERLLHKNLQSHLSNQGLVFLLLTSSVMTESCSTYRLEHALHRPQEGLFQKVPLVVTNLGMAEQQGYRTVSGSCISSGFVRAVRQHRSEFFYEDGSLQEVHKINKMYATLQEELKKICSTVEASERSVEKLLAEVSQLKEEVKRKKQQSCLGENRNYPEEPKENVLLCQALQTFFPNSGLQACIVSFKGQQISKNCCNIDHNINVMDKLTLMVEERDFTEAETRHLTKRKVRGTTTGSKSFKKSRSLQLHQKLLRDQEDSDQERKIMLSSTETDEDVLEKITDTNEYPQSPTF; via the exons ATGTGCCCgaccgggcccggcccggccctgccctgccgccgGCGGCCGCTgggggctcccgccgccgcggcgcggcCCGCCATTGTCGGGGGCATGGAGGGCGAGAGCACGTCGGCCCTGCTCTCGGGCTTCGTCTTCGGCGCCCTCGCCTTCCAGCACCTCAGCACCGACTCGGACACG GAAGGTTTTCTCCTTGGAGATGTGAAAGGCGAAGCCAAGAACAGCATTACTGACTCACAAATGGATGATGTTGAAGTTGTTTATACAATCG ATATACAAAAGCATATTCCATGCTACCAGTTGTTCAG CTTTTATAATTCTGCAGGAGAACTGAATGAACTTGCCCTGAAGAAAATACTATCGGGCTGTAAGAAG AATGTAATAGGATGGTACAAATTCAGACGTAACACGGACCAGACTATGACATTCCGGGAAAGACTTCTTCATAAGAATTTACAGTCACATCTATCAAATCAGGGCCTTGTATTCCTTTTATTAACCTCTAGCGTGATGACAGAAAGCTGTTCTACTTACAGACTGGAACATGCCTTACATCGTCCACAAGAAGG TCTTTTCCAGAAAGTTCCTTTGGTGGTTACCAACTTGGGTATGGCAGAACAGCAAGGTTACAGAACAGTGTCTGGTTCCTGTATATCTTCTGGCTTTGTGAGAGCAGTAAGACAACACAG GTCAGAATTCTTTTACGAAGATGGATCCTTACAAGAGGTTCATAAGATAAATAAGATGTATGCCACCTTGCAGGAGGAACTGAAG AAAATATGCTCTACAGTCGAAGCCAGTGAACGATCTGTAGAGAAACTTTTAGCAGAAGTGAGCCAATTAAAAGAAGaagtaaagaggaaaaagcagcaaagttgTTTAG gagaaaacagaaactaCCCAGAAGAACCAAAGGAGAACGTTCTCCTTTGTCAGGCACTGCAAACATTTTTCCCCAATTCTGGACTTCAGGCATGCATTGTTTCCTTTAAAGGCCAACAGATATCCAAGAACTGCTGTAACATTGACCATAATATTAACGTCATGGACAAACTGACTCTCATGGTAGAGGAAAGAGACTTCACTGAAGCTGAAACAAGACACCTAACCAAGCGGAAAGTCAGAGGGACCACAACAGGATCAAAGTCATTCAAGAAATCCAGATCGCTGCAACTTCACCAAAAATTACTTCGAGACCAAGAGGACAGTGACCAGGAAAGGAAGATTATGCTGAGTAGCACTGAAACAGATGAGGACGTGTTGGAAAAAATTACAGACACAAATGAATACCCACAATCTCCTACTTTCTGA
- the LOC134516704 gene encoding glycerol-3-phosphate acyltransferase 3-like isoform X3 — MFDFILHQHHRENRPQEGGICVANHTSPLDVLILASDGCYSLVGQVHGGLMGLIQKSCMQTTQHVLFERSEMKDRHLVRKKIREHIADKAKLPILIFPEGTCINNTSVMMFKKGSFEVGGTIHPVAIKYDPRFGDAFWNSTKYSMMTYVFNVMTSWAIVCNVWYLPPMVKEEEEDAVHFANRVKAVIAARGGMSVLPWDGGLKRKKVKESFKEEQQKKYCQIVTENGSVGNGNVC; from the exons ATGTTTGATTTCATCCTTCACCAGCACCATAG AGAAAACAGACCGCAGGAAGGAGGCATCTGTGTAGCCAACCACACATCTCCATTAGATGTTCTAATCCTGGCCAGTGATGGATGCTATTCCTTG GTTGGCCAGGTGCACGGAGGGCTTATGGGACTTATTCAAAAATCTTGCATGCAAACTACTCAGCATGTTCTGTTTGAACGCTCAGAAATGAAAGACCGTCATCTGGTGAGGAAAAA AATTAGAGAACACATTGCAGATAAGGCCAAATTACCCATTTTGATTTTCCCAGAAG GTACCTGCATAAACAACACATCAGTAATGATGTTTAAGAAGGGAAGCTTTGAGGTAGGAGGGACCATCCACCCAGTAGCAATCAAG TATGACCCCCGCTTTGGAGATGCGTTCTGGAACAGCACCAAGTATTCCATGATGACCTATGTTTTTAATGTGATGACCAGCTGGGCTATTGTCTGTAACGTGTGGTATCTGCCACCAATGGTCAAGGAG gaagaagaaGATGCTGTTCACTTTGCCAACAGAGTGAAGGCTGTCATCGCTGCTCGGGGGGGAATGTCTGTGCTTCCTTG GGATGGgggactgaaaaggaaaaaggtcaAGGAGTCTTTCAAGGaagagcaacagaaaaaatattgcCAGATAGTAACAGAAAATGGATCTGTGGGAAACGGAAATGTTTGTtaa
- the LOC134516704 gene encoding glycerol-3-phosphate acyltransferase 3-like isoform X1, which translates to MEEEIAGQRRGRFSLADVMYFSKKGCEAVAEDEVTRRFFSEELVSWNLLSRTNANLHHVSWQLTVVWVVGILIRYCLLMPFRVCLAVFSILLLVLATTVVGQFPNGRVKCWLGNQVQMICAALGIRCLSGLVHFHNRENRPQEGGICVANHTSPLDVLILASDGCYSLVGQVHGGLMGLIQKSCMQTTQHVLFERSEMKDRHLVRKKIREHIADKAKLPILIFPEGTCINNTSVMMFKKGSFEVGGTIHPVAIKYDPRFGDAFWNSTKYSMMTYVFNVMTSWAIVCNVWYLPPMVKEEEEDAVHFANRVKAVIAARGGMSVLPWDGGLKRKKVKESFKEEQQKKYCQIVTENGSVGNGNVC; encoded by the exons ATGGAAGAGGAGATTGCTGGCCAGCGCCGAGGACGCTTCAGCCTCGCTGATGTTATGTACTTCTCCAAGAAGGGGTGCGAGGCAGTTGCGGAAGACGAAGTCACCCGACGGTTCTTCTCTGAGGAGCTGGTGTCCTGGAATCTCCTCAGCAGAACCAATGCCAACTTGCACCACGTCAGCTGGCAACTGACCGTTGTGTGGGTTGTTGGGATTCTAATTCGGTATTGTCTCCTGATGCCTTTTCG CGTCTGCTTGGCTGTTTTCAGCATCCTCTTGCTGGTCTTGGCCACTACGGTAGTAGGACAGTTTCCAAATGGCAG AGTTAAATGCTGGCTGGGCAACCAGGTTCAGATGATATGTGCCGCGTTAGGTATCCGATGTCTAAGTGGTCTTGTTCATTTCCACAACAG AGAAAACAGACCGCAGGAAGGAGGCATCTGTGTAGCCAACCACACATCTCCATTAGATGTTCTAATCCTGGCCAGTGATGGATGCTATTCCTTG GTTGGCCAGGTGCACGGAGGGCTTATGGGACTTATTCAAAAATCTTGCATGCAAACTACTCAGCATGTTCTGTTTGAACGCTCAGAAATGAAAGACCGTCATCTGGTGAGGAAAAA AATTAGAGAACACATTGCAGATAAGGCCAAATTACCCATTTTGATTTTCCCAGAAG GTACCTGCATAAACAACACATCAGTAATGATGTTTAAGAAGGGAAGCTTTGAGGTAGGAGGGACCATCCACCCAGTAGCAATCAAG TATGACCCCCGCTTTGGAGATGCGTTCTGGAACAGCACCAAGTATTCCATGATGACCTATGTTTTTAATGTGATGACCAGCTGGGCTATTGTCTGTAACGTGTGGTATCTGCCACCAATGGTCAAGGAG gaagaagaaGATGCTGTTCACTTTGCCAACAGAGTGAAGGCTGTCATCGCTGCTCGGGGGGGAATGTCTGTGCTTCCTTG GGATGGgggactgaaaaggaaaaaggtcaAGGAGTCTTTCAAGGaagagcaacagaaaaaatattgcCAGATAGTAACAGAAAATGGATCTGTGGGAAACGGAAATGTTTGTtaa
- the LOC134516704 gene encoding glycerol-3-phosphate acyltransferase 3-like isoform X2: MEEEIAGQRRGRFSLADVMYFSKKGCEAVAEDEVTRRFFSEELVSWNLLSRTNANLHHVSWQLTVVWVVGILIRYCLLMPFRVCLAVFSILLLVLATTVVGQFPNGRVKCWLGNQVQMICAALGIRCLSGLVHFHNRENRPQEGGICVANHTSPLDVLILASDGCYSLVGQVHGGLMGLIQKSCMQTTQHVLFERSEMKDRHLVRKKIREHIADKAKLPILIFPEGTCINNTSVMMFKKGSFEVGGTIHPVAIKYDPRFGDAFWNSTKYSMMTYVFNVMTSWAIVCNVWYLPPMVKEVLTLLKKKMLFTLPTE; the protein is encoded by the exons ATGGAAGAGGAGATTGCTGGCCAGCGCCGAGGACGCTTCAGCCTCGCTGATGTTATGTACTTCTCCAAGAAGGGGTGCGAGGCAGTTGCGGAAGACGAAGTCACCCGACGGTTCTTCTCTGAGGAGCTGGTGTCCTGGAATCTCCTCAGCAGAACCAATGCCAACTTGCACCACGTCAGCTGGCAACTGACCGTTGTGTGGGTTGTTGGGATTCTAATTCGGTATTGTCTCCTGATGCCTTTTCG CGTCTGCTTGGCTGTTTTCAGCATCCTCTTGCTGGTCTTGGCCACTACGGTAGTAGGACAGTTTCCAAATGGCAG AGTTAAATGCTGGCTGGGCAACCAGGTTCAGATGATATGTGCCGCGTTAGGTATCCGATGTCTAAGTGGTCTTGTTCATTTCCACAACAG AGAAAACAGACCGCAGGAAGGAGGCATCTGTGTAGCCAACCACACATCTCCATTAGATGTTCTAATCCTGGCCAGTGATGGATGCTATTCCTTG GTTGGCCAGGTGCACGGAGGGCTTATGGGACTTATTCAAAAATCTTGCATGCAAACTACTCAGCATGTTCTGTTTGAACGCTCAGAAATGAAAGACCGTCATCTGGTGAGGAAAAA AATTAGAGAACACATTGCAGATAAGGCCAAATTACCCATTTTGATTTTCCCAGAAG GTACCTGCATAAACAACACATCAGTAATGATGTTTAAGAAGGGAAGCTTTGAGGTAGGAGGGACCATCCACCCAGTAGCAATCAAG TATGACCCCCGCTTTGGAGATGCGTTCTGGAACAGCACCAAGTATTCCATGATGACCTATGTTTTTAATGTGATGACCAGCTGGGCTATTGTCTGTAACGTGTGGTATCTGCCACCAATGGTCAAGGAGGTACTTACGCTTTT gaagaagaaGATGCTGTTCACTTTGCCAACAGAGTGA